A section of the Hippea sp. KM1 genome encodes:
- a CDS encoding methanogen output domain 1-containing protein gives MEKKLKESCLDVGTECVLGHICYKYASMVMSGLVEALEYFGGKQGTKVLRRILAKRIPMQMMEAMDVDPSLLKKFSKEEMAKILPQMIKSKGGPDISIEIMDNGQIRFTLNECHFLPYSKSKGFCNITAGLMLGFAQMLSGKPMDIEEIQTIAKGGDSCIFIAKPKF, from the coding sequence ATGGAGAAAAAGCTTAAAGAGAGTTGTCTTGATGTGGGTACCGAGTGTGTATTGGGGCATATCTGCTATAAGTATGCTTCTATGGTTATGTCGGGGCTTGTTGAGGCCTTGGAGTATTTTGGTGGCAAGCAGGGGACAAAGGTCTTAAGAAGGATACTTGCAAAGAGGATACCCATGCAGATGATGGAGGCAATGGATGTTGATCCGAGTCTGCTTAAGAAGTTCTCAAAGGAGGAGATGGCAAAGATACTACCTCAAATGATAAAATCCAAAGGAGGCCCCGATATATCCATAGAAATAATGGATAATGGCCAGATAAGGTTTACACTAAATGAATGCCATTTTTTGCCCTATTCGAAATCAAAGGGGTTCTGCAATATTACAGCGGGCTTGATGCTTGGTTTTGCCCAGATGCTTTCTGGTAAACCCATGGACATAGAGGAGATTCAAACGATAGCAAAAGGAGGAGATAGTTGTATATTCATAGCCAAACCGAAATTTTAG
- the ald gene encoding alanine dehydrogenase translates to MIIGVPKEIKPNENRVGLTPSAVAEFVHHGHEVLVQRGAGEGSGISDGEFIAAGARIVDKAEDVFEAAQMIIKVKEPQQKEIEMLREGQIIYTYLHLAPDRPQTLGLMEKGVVAIAYETIEVDGKLPLLEPMSEVAGKMASIMAAYYLAKPYGGRGVLAGGVTGVHSAKFVIIGGGTAGLNAAKVAAGMGASVYVLDINAERLRYLEDVLPKNCQMIMSNRMNIEEEIKDADAVIGTVLIPGAKTPKLIRYDMLKTMKRGAVIVDVSIDQGGCVETSRPTTHQDPVFEVEGVLHYCVANMPGAYARTSTFALVNATLPFGLIIADLGWREAARRYIPIAKGINVAYGKITCKPVAEAHGLEFVSVDKLLQ, encoded by the coding sequence ATGATTATTGGGGTTCCAAAAGAGATAAAGCCCAACGAGAACAGGGTAGGGCTTACACCATCAGCAGTTGCTGAGTTTGTCCATCACGGGCATGAGGTTTTAGTTCAAAGGGGAGCGGGTGAGGGCAGTGGCATATCCGATGGTGAGTTTATAGCAGCAGGGGCGAGGATTGTTGATAAAGCAGAGGATGTTTTTGAGGCTGCCCAGATGATAATAAAGGTCAAGGAACCCCAGCAGAAGGAGATAGAGATGTTGAGAGAGGGGCAGATTATATACACATATCTCCACCTTGCCCCAGACAGACCCCAAACGCTTGGTTTGATGGAAAAGGGGGTTGTGGCCATAGCCTATGAGACCATAGAGGTGGATGGCAAGCTGCCTCTGCTTGAACCCATGAGCGAGGTGGCGGGCAAGATGGCCTCTATCATGGCCGCCTATTACTTAGCAAAGCCATATGGCGGAAGAGGGGTTTTGGCAGGGGGCGTTACGGGTGTCCATTCTGCCAAGTTTGTGATAATAGGCGGCGGCACGGCCGGCTTGAATGCAGCAAAGGTTGCAGCCGGCATGGGTGCGAGTGTCTATGTGTTGGATATAAACGCAGAAAGGTTGAGGTATCTTGAGGATGTTTTGCCTAAAAACTGTCAGATGATAATGTCCAACAGGATGAATATAGAAGAGGAAATAAAAGATGCAGATGCCGTTATAGGCACGGTTTTGATACCCGGAGCAAAGACGCCCAAACTCATCAGATATGATATGCTAAAGACCATGAAGAGGGGTGCTGTCATAGTTGATGTGTCGATAGATCAGGGTGGTTGTGTTGAAACATCAAGGCCAACCACGCATCAGGATCCGGTCTTTGAGGTTGAAGGCGTATTGCATTACTGCGTTGCAAATATGCCTGGTGCTTATGCACGGACATCGACATTTGCCCTTGTCAATGCCACATTGCCCTTTGGTTTGATTATCGCCGATTTGGGTTGGAGGGAGGCTGCCAGGCGTTATATCCCTATAGCCAAGGGTATCAATGTGGCCTATGGCAAGATTACATGCAAGCCGGTTGCTGAGGCGCACGGGTTGGAATTTGTTTCTGTTGATAAGCTGCTTCAATGA
- a CDS encoding TolC family protein, which translates to MRVFSLFLCVLLLISIQARATTITELLNALKNQPQTKADEFFLKSAKAGYSKTTSLFWPKIYATSSYTHYNSPTSLRPLLPTESSELIRLNKAIPFSKNISQIGINVSMPVFVYPLFSLTKKAQALTKAAKTKKKLNFIRNEAAVVLLNAQLEYVKNLKEAIKGRINSLKAQLNTIKKAVELGRAAPIDALKIEDNLNKLNIQLNKLNSSEYSIIMSIYSLTGIKLKEPAQMELARQVREKELFQLKPLIYNLQASKYELKAKESELFPSIYMKGFIARKFAKSYNTNEHIVKNYGSIGIYLQIPIFNKVIYADIEKAKSDYMKSQYKLREYKRQLISQSKSIKEELKILNRSMILARKNIKNAKELLEYAKVAFRLKRMTEEEYLRYEDALLSAKAELFELKLKKWQDISKLAIIYGNDLKEIVR; encoded by the coding sequence ATGAGAGTATTTAGTCTTTTTTTATGTGTTTTATTGCTAATCTCGATCCAGGCAAGGGCCACAACAATAACAGAGCTCCTGAATGCCTTAAAAAACCAACCACAGACAAAGGCGGATGAGTTCTTCCTAAAAAGCGCAAAGGCCGGATACTCAAAAACCACATCACTATTCTGGCCAAAAATTTACGCCACATCGTCATACACCCATTACAACTCACCAACGAGCCTAAGGCCCCTCTTGCCTACAGAAAGCTCTGAACTAATAAGGCTAAACAAGGCTATACCTTTTAGCAAAAACATATCTCAGATAGGCATAAATGTCAGCATGCCCGTTTTTGTCTATCCGCTATTTAGCCTCACAAAGAAGGCACAGGCCTTAACCAAAGCAGCAAAAACAAAGAAGAAGTTGAATTTTATTAGAAACGAAGCAGCCGTTGTCCTGCTAAACGCCCAGCTTGAGTATGTAAAAAACCTAAAGGAAGCCATAAAGGGGCGTATAAACTCCTTAAAAGCCCAGCTAAACACAATAAAAAAAGCCGTTGAGCTTGGAAGGGCAGCACCCATTGATGCCTTAAAGATAGAGGACAATCTAAACAAACTAAACATACAGCTTAACAAACTCAACTCATCCGAATACAGCATCATCATGTCAATCTATTCACTAACAGGGATAAAACTAAAAGAACCCGCCCAGATGGAGCTTGCAAGACAGGTAAGGGAGAAAGAGCTGTTTCAGCTAAAACCGCTAATATACAACCTGCAAGCCTCCAAATATGAACTCAAAGCAAAGGAAAGCGAACTCTTCCCGTCAATATACATGAAGGGTTTTATAGCAAGGAAATTCGCAAAAAGCTATAACACCAACGAACACATCGTTAAAAATTACGGCAGTATAGGCATATACCTTCAAATACCCATTTTCAACAAGGTCATCTATGCGGATATAGAAAAGGCAAAGTCCGATTACATGAAAAGCCAATACAAACTAAGGGAGTATAAAAGACAGCTTATCTCCCAATCCAAAAGCATAAAAGAAGAGCTAAAGATACTCAACAGATCCATGATTTTAGCAAGAAAGAACATAAAAAACGCCAAAGAATTGCTTGAATACGCAAAGGTGGCCTTTAGATTAAAACGGATGACAGAGGAGGAGTATTTAAGATACGAAGATGCCCTGCTTTCTGCCAAGGCGGAACTATTCGAGCTTAAGCTAAAAAAATGGCAAGACATATCGAAGCTGGCAATAATCTATGGAAATGATTTAAAGGAGATAGTGAGATGA
- a CDS encoding MgtC/SapB family protein, giving the protein MGKIVQWMPDWFFLVVLSILLGGIVGLEQESYHRKIEEKHFGGIRTFPLISLLGFSVEYFVKTPLIVGIVFGCFALMIIGEYMYEAFYFNRKGITTEIAGLFTFVVGVILAKGYVIEAVSLSIIITLILSLREFLHGFVEKYIYKKDISAILKFLVVSAVLYPILPDKAFTFLKLNPRSIWLMVVLISSISFAAYFATKLLGSKRGILITALFGGLMSSTAVTLAFSKRSKETPELSCELALGIVLASSIMFIRQLIVMFIIYPSISYRFAIFSVVAFGVGLIFALKKHKSGDDVVEVEFSNPYDLTHALFFGAFYTVILILSRLAHTYLGSKGIYLLGFISGFADVDPLTISMSQLSKTGVIDIDIALISIIISSITNTVIKGVYATIFGHRNVRWIIWKAFAAISIVSVAVVVGLKFL; this is encoded by the coding sequence ATGGGTAAAATAGTGCAGTGGATGCCCGATTGGTTTTTTCTTGTTGTTTTGAGCATACTGTTGGGCGGAATAGTCGGTCTTGAGCAGGAATCGTATCATAGAAAGATAGAAGAAAAACACTTTGGCGGCATCAGAACCTTTCCTTTAATCTCTTTATTGGGCTTTTCTGTTGAATATTTTGTTAAAACCCCCCTTATCGTTGGCATTGTATTCGGTTGTTTTGCCCTGATGATCATAGGCGAATATATGTATGAGGCCTTTTATTTTAACAGGAAGGGTATTACAACAGAGATTGCAGGCCTGTTCACATTTGTTGTGGGTGTTATACTTGCCAAAGGGTATGTGATAGAGGCTGTCTCCTTAAGTATCATTATAACGCTGATTTTGTCTTTAAGGGAATTCTTACACGGCTTTGTGGAGAAATACATATATAAAAAGGACATATCTGCTATATTGAAATTCCTTGTTGTGTCTGCCGTTTTGTATCCGATTCTTCCTGATAAGGCCTTTACTTTTCTGAAATTAAACCCCCGATCCATCTGGCTTATGGTGGTTTTGATCTCATCCATATCATTTGCCGCCTATTTTGCCACAAAGCTGTTGGGCTCAAAAAGAGGGATATTGATAACAGCGCTGTTTGGCGGCCTGATGAGCTCAACCGCTGTAACGCTTGCATTCTCCAAGCGATCTAAAGAGACGCCTGAGTTATCCTGTGAGCTTGCCCTGGGCATAGTGCTTGCAAGCTCGATAATGTTTATAAGACAGCTTATTGTTATGTTTATCATATATCCTTCGATATCGTATAGGTTCGCCATCTTTAGCGTTGTTGCCTTTGGTGTGGGGCTGATTTTTGCCCTCAAGAAACACAAATCAGGTGATGATGTTGTGGAGGTGGAGTTCTCCAATCCGTATGATTTAACCCATGCACTATTTTTTGGTGCTTTCTATACTGTTATTTTGATTCTATCCCGTCTTGCGCATACATACCTTGGCTCAAAGGGTATATACCTGTTGGGATTTATATCCGGCTTTGCCGATGTTGACCCGCTGACTATCTCTATGAGTCAGTTGTCTAAGACTGGCGTAATCGATATAGATATTGCCCTTATAAGCATCATCATATCCAGCATAACAAACACCGTTATAAAGGGTGTGTATGCGACCATCTTTGGTCATCGGAATGTAAGGTGGATTATATGGAAGGCGTTTGCCGCCATAAGCATCGTCAGTGTGGCAGTCGTTGTTGGCTTAAAATTCTTGTGA
- the miaA gene encoding tRNA (adenosine(37)-N6)-dimethylallyltransferase MiaA: protein MKPIVITGQTATGKTKTAIEVARRINGEIISADAVQIYRYMDIGSAKPSKKEQSLVKHHLIDILSPDETFSAGEFARLADELIKELLNAGKNPVIVGGTAFYIDALINGIDRIDPIDDNVRLFFDDICDELGSYYLFEWLEVVDKKWADRLSVGDCQRIKRGLSVFVSKGKPLSSFFKNTSRQDEFCVFVLYAPKEALKERIKKRTELMIEEGLIEETKRLIEMGFGDSKALRSIGYAETVDYILGKIKTSDELKDLIVKNTLSFAKRQLTFIKSKFKDAHWIEITKEDPVDVILNSPCCHLP, encoded by the coding sequence ATGAAACCCATAGTCATTACCGGGCAGACGGCAACAGGTAAAACAAAAACGGCCATAGAGGTTGCAAGAAGAATCAACGGGGAAATCATATCGGCAGATGCGGTGCAGATTTACCGTTATATGGATATAGGCAGTGCCAAGCCGTCCAAAAAGGAGCAAAGCCTGGTTAAACACCACCTGATCGATATACTTTCTCCGGATGAAACATTCAGCGCCGGTGAGTTTGCAAGGCTTGCAGATGAGCTTATAAAGGAGTTGCTAAATGCAGGTAAAAATCCAGTAATCGTTGGCGGAACGGCATTTTATATAGATGCATTGATTAACGGTATAGATAGGATAGACCCAATTGATGATAATGTTAGACTTTTCTTTGATGATATATGTGATGAGTTGGGCAGTTATTATCTGTTCGAATGGCTTGAGGTTGTCGATAAAAAGTGGGCGGATAGGCTTTCTGTGGGGGATTGCCAGAGGATCAAAAGGGGCCTATCTGTCTTTGTTAGCAAAGGGAAGCCGCTAAGCAGTTTCTTCAAAAACACCTCAAGGCAAGATGAATTTTGCGTATTTGTTCTTTATGCACCTAAAGAGGCCCTAAAAGAGAGGATAAAAAAAAGAACCGAACTGATGATAGAAGAGGGGCTTATTGAGGAGACAAAGAGGTTGATTGAGATGGGTTTTGGCGATTCAAAAGCCCTTAGATCCATAGGTTATGCCGAGACAGTGGATTACATTTTGGGAAAGATCAAAACTTCTGATGAGCTTAAGGATTTGATTGTAAAAAACACCCTCTCCTTTGCCAAACGGCAGCTTACATTCATAAAGAGCAAGTTCAAGGATGCTCACTGGATAGAGATAACAAAAGAGGATCCAGTCGATGTTATATTAAATTCCCCTTGCTGCCATCTCCCTTAA
- a CDS encoding TetR/AcrR family transcriptional regulator: MTKSSLILKVAKELFTQKGFKATTMDEIAKRAKINKALIYYYFKDKNTLYSEIFRISLNEILSTIKQIDPQKPLDAFFTYIKAFCQFAEKDSGFFAMLMGELSTSAKHMPQLALEMFLQAVGILNEILKEGKRIGVFREVNTLTIHLTIIGTISFIVCSREIRNDTERIKKAPQFLKKEPESLCREIYLTITEGIKNESI; the protein is encoded by the coding sequence ATGACTAAATCCAGCCTAATCCTAAAGGTTGCAAAGGAGCTTTTCACGCAAAAGGGGTTTAAGGCAACAACAATGGATGAGATAGCAAAGAGGGCAAAGATAAACAAGGCCTTAATATACTATTACTTCAAGGATAAAAACACCCTCTATTCAGAGATATTCAGGATCTCCCTAAATGAGATACTCTCAACGATAAAGCAGATAGACCCGCAAAAACCGCTCGATGCGTTCTTTACATACATAAAGGCCTTCTGTCAATTTGCAGAAAAAGACAGCGGCTTCTTTGCAATGCTGATGGGGGAGTTATCCACCTCTGCCAAACATATGCCTCAACTGGCCTTAGAGATGTTCTTGCAGGCTGTGGGCATACTGAATGAGATACTCAAAGAAGGCAAGAGGATAGGGGTCTTCAGAGAAGTAAACACACTAACGATTCATCTTACCATCATAGGAACCATTAGCTTTATCGTCTGCAGCAGGGAAATAAGAAACGATACAGAGAGAATCAAAAAAGCACCCCAGTTTCTCAAAAAGGAGCCCGAGAGTCTATGCAGAGAAATCTATCTTACCATTACAGAGGGGATAAAAAATGAGAGTATTTAG